From the genome of Candidatus Electrothrix communis, one region includes:
- a CDS encoding phosphotransferase: MDKNFTKQACQLLNASGDDWSQDKIRATPLTPDGSLRRFCRIEHEDGRTAVAVAPPTDDAAGLHEARSGWHIGRHLFAAGAPVPELYGFEEQNGLLVCEDLGDQRLHDLVQKKEIDSEQVIQLYRQTVTELARMQVRGCQGFKSDWCWDTPKYDRALMLERESGYFLQALCHDFFQLELDEEKIAQDFHALANRASQADASFFLHRDFQSRNIMIQQDQVRFIDYQAGRLGPLAYDLASLLIDPYAVLPTPIQEELLEQYLDALTALHPYDRAQFRQEYILLALQRNLQILGAFAFLSQQRGKPFFRQYLIPALHSLQALLAKTATAEYLYLKSLSHRCLEKLPRLKKGRLAP; this comes from the coding sequence ATGGACAAAAATTTCACAAAACAAGCCTGCCAACTCCTTAACGCTTCAGGCGATGATTGGTCGCAGGACAAAATACGCGCCACTCCTCTAACCCCGGACGGCTCCCTCCGCCGTTTCTGTCGGATTGAACATGAAGACGGCAGAACCGCTGTGGCTGTGGCCCCGCCCACCGATGACGCTGCCGGTCTGCACGAGGCGCGATCCGGTTGGCATATCGGGAGACATCTCTTTGCCGCTGGCGCACCGGTCCCGGAACTGTACGGCTTCGAGGAACAAAACGGCCTGCTGGTCTGCGAGGATCTGGGGGACCAACGGCTGCATGATCTGGTGCAGAAAAAGGAGATTGACTCGGAACAGGTCATCCAACTGTATCGGCAAACCGTGACCGAACTCGCCAGGATGCAGGTACGAGGCTGCCAAGGCTTCAAGTCGGACTGGTGCTGGGACACACCGAAATACGACCGCGCTCTGATGTTAGAGCGGGAATCTGGCTATTTCCTCCAAGCCCTGTGCCACGATTTTTTCCAACTGGAGCTTGACGAAGAAAAAATAGCGCAGGATTTTCACGCACTGGCAAACAGGGCCTCCCAAGCAGACGCCTCCTTCTTTCTCCACCGGGATTTCCAAAGCCGCAACATCATGATCCAGCAGGACCAGGTTCGCTTCATCGACTATCAGGCAGGACGCCTTGGCCCCTTGGCCTACGACCTCGCCTCCCTGCTCATCGACCCCTATGCTGTCCTGCCCACCCCGATTCAGGAGGAGCTACTGGAACAGTATCTCGATGCTCTGACAGCTCTACATCCCTACGACCGCGCCCAATTCCGGCAAGAATATATCCTCCTGGCCCTGCAACGCAATCTCCAGATTCTGGGAGCTTTTGCCTTTCTCAGTCAGCAACGCGGCAAACCCTTTTTTCGGCAATACCTCATCCCTGCCCTGCACAGCCTGCAAGCCCTGCTTGCCAAAACCGCCACAGCGGAGTACCTTTATCTCAAATCGCTCAGCCACCGATGCCTGGAAAAGCTTCCGAGACTGAAAAAAGGCAGGCTCGCCCCGTAG
- the trkA gene encoding Trk system potassium transporter TrkA, whose translation MLNALKKLKKNQKKTKNFLILGLGGIGYHLAKRLLDEDYSVTAIEADPDLVRHADDNLDARIINGSAMSIACWQEAAADQMDYMIAVTDNDAVNMMTSMIADKFGIVCKIARVRSLDFGHKEAVLQGEDLKIDLFIHPEELAAQELARLIKRTSGDEIIDIALGQMQVLAARIRDDSPLANKTLVDIAKAYNEFPFRVVAISRGITTIIPGGMHEILPHDQVLIMANKDDLPRLIELTGIQQQRRNKIMILGGGLVGCRLAELLGKDIHVRLIEQDEQRATELSSALPYTEVLHGDGSDKHALEEAGLPDMDTFIATTGQNETNIMSCLLAKQLMDMETETSLRNLKKTICMVNNTDYMVLASTSGSDIVLNKKILAGNEILTYISRSELLSVMHMHGFDAEVVDLIAASGSPITRKPLAALDSSFTGHIIIGSVFRDGSWHTAVGSTHIQEGNRAIVICNSDYLKEVRKMFAA comes from the coding sequence ATGCTGAACGCACTGAAAAAGCTAAAAAAGAACCAAAAAAAAACTAAAAATTTCCTCATTCTCGGCCTCGGGGGAATTGGTTACCATCTGGCAAAACGGCTGCTGGATGAAGATTACTCGGTCACTGCCATTGAAGCGGACCCGGATCTGGTTCGTCATGCCGATGATAATCTGGATGCCCGAATTATCAACGGAAGCGCAATGAGTATCGCCTGCTGGCAGGAAGCCGCTGCTGATCAGATGGACTACATGATCGCGGTAACCGACAACGATGCAGTCAATATGATGACGTCCATGATCGCAGATAAATTCGGCATTGTCTGCAAAATAGCCAGAGTCCGTTCGTTAGACTTCGGCCATAAGGAGGCTGTTCTTCAGGGCGAGGATTTAAAAATTGACCTGTTTATCCATCCCGAGGAGCTGGCGGCACAGGAACTTGCCCGCCTGATCAAACGGACCTCGGGTGATGAAATCATTGATATTGCCCTGGGCCAGATGCAAGTGCTGGCGGCCCGCATCCGTGACGACTCGCCGCTTGCCAATAAAACCCTGGTTGACATAGCAAAGGCCTATAATGAATTTCCCTTTCGAGTTGTTGCCATATCACGGGGGATCACCACCATCATCCCCGGAGGGATGCACGAGATTTTGCCCCATGACCAGGTCCTGATCATGGCAAACAAAGACGATCTTCCTCGTCTTATTGAGCTGACAGGTATTCAACAGCAGCGGAGAAACAAGATCATGATTCTCGGCGGAGGGCTGGTCGGCTGTCGACTTGCCGAATTACTTGGCAAAGATATTCATGTCCGCCTCATTGAACAGGATGAACAACGGGCCACAGAACTTTCTTCCGCGCTCCCCTATACCGAGGTCCTCCATGGAGATGGGTCGGACAAACATGCCTTGGAAGAGGCGGGTCTACCGGATATGGACACCTTTATCGCCACCACCGGCCAGAACGAGACCAATATTATGAGCTGCCTCTTGGCAAAACAGCTCATGGATATGGAAACTGAAACCTCCCTCCGTAACCTGAAAAAGACCATCTGTATGGTTAATAATACAGACTATATGGTCCTGGCCTCCACCAGTGGTTCCGATATTGTCCTTAATAAAAAAATCCTGGCTGGCAATGAGATCCTCACCTATATCAGCCGCAGTGAACTGCTTTCCGTAATGCATATGCACGGATTTGACGCAGAGGTTGTTGATCTGATCGCAGCTTCTGGCTCTCCGATCACCCGTAAGCCTTTGGCTGCCCTGGACTCCTCCTTTACCGGCCATATCATCATCGGCTCTGTGTTTCGCGACGGTTCCTGGCATACAGCGGTGGGTTCAACCCATATTCAAGAAGGCAACCGAGCTATCGTGATCTGCAATTCTGATTATCTCAAAGAGGTTCGGAAGATGTTTGCGGCGTAG
- a CDS encoding substrate-binding protein, producing the protein MGQIKMNNCKKMLCVAGMLIFGIIGLGHAESIKIGLNYPQTGPYSVQGKAQFDAAHMALEEINEQGGILGRTVELVTRDTQSKPDVSTKNVLELIDKENCEMIFGGSSSAVAIAGGKAAKSRGKLYFGTLTYSNSTTGTEGHKYMFRECYNAYMGAKALGNYLIEMKLQGIKYFYITADYTWGKTTEESIRTFSLTTDTRRHRRHYVPFPGATYKDISTALTWAKAVKPAVLVLVLFGNDMSRALTMLQELDMKDQFQLIVVPNLTLGMAKEAGAEAMEGVLGALPWAWNVPYKYDYPQGKKFVEKFSSIYNSYPSTSAASAYTILYQYKEAVERAGTFDSKKIIAALEGHTFVSLKDEQQWRAFDHQALQTVYTVRGKPADEVGQDKFKQDYFEILYKMDGKEAARTHEQWLKIRKDADLPPELEF; encoded by the coding sequence ATGGGTCAGATAAAAATGAATAACTGTAAAAAAATGTTATGCGTTGCCGGCATGCTGATTTTCGGAATAATCGGGCTTGGACATGCCGAATCTATCAAAATAGGTCTTAATTATCCACAAACCGGACCCTATTCGGTTCAGGGGAAAGCCCAGTTTGATGCAGCTCACATGGCTCTTGAAGAAATCAATGAGCAAGGGGGGATTCTTGGTCGTACTGTTGAACTCGTCACCAGGGATACACAATCCAAGCCTGATGTATCCACCAAAAATGTGCTGGAGCTCATCGATAAAGAAAATTGCGAGATGATTTTTGGCGGTTCTTCAAGCGCGGTGGCCATAGCCGGTGGCAAGGCAGCCAAATCAAGAGGCAAATTGTATTTCGGCACGTTGACCTATTCCAACAGCACCACCGGTACGGAAGGTCATAAGTACATGTTCAGGGAATGTTATAATGCCTATATGGGCGCCAAAGCGCTTGGCAATTATTTAATAGAAATGAAACTGCAGGGAATAAAATATTTTTATATTACAGCGGATTACACCTGGGGCAAAACAACCGAGGAATCCATTCGAACCTTTAGCCTGACAACCGATACAAGAAGGCATCGACGTCATTATGTACCTTTTCCCGGAGCCACCTATAAAGATATTTCCACTGCTCTGACATGGGCGAAAGCTGTGAAACCGGCCGTCCTTGTCCTTGTCTTATTCGGTAACGACATGTCACGTGCGCTGACCATGCTGCAGGAACTCGACATGAAAGATCAATTTCAACTCATCGTTGTTCCCAATCTTACACTGGGCATGGCCAAGGAAGCTGGTGCAGAAGCAATGGAGGGAGTTCTCGGTGCCCTCCCGTGGGCCTGGAATGTGCCTTATAAATACGACTATCCGCAAGGTAAAAAATTTGTTGAAAAGTTTTCCTCAATATACAATTCTTATCCGTCCACATCTGCCGCCTCCGCATACACTATATTATATCAGTATAAAGAGGCCGTTGAGCGGGCAGGAACCTTTGACAGCAAAAAAATCATAGCGGCCCTTGAAGGGCATACTTTTGTCTCATTGAAAGATGAGCAGCAGTGGCGGGCATTTGACCATCAGGCCTTGCAAACAGTCTACACTGTCCGTGGAAAACCGGCTGATGAGGTAGGCCAAGATAAATTCAAACAGGATTATTTTGAAATTCTCTATAAGATGGATGGAAAAGAAGCAGCACGGACGCATGAGCAATGGTTGAAAATCCGAAAAGATGCGGATCTCCCCCCGGAGCTTGAATTTTAA
- a CDS encoding SUMF1/EgtB/PvdO family nonheme iron enzyme translates to MALEVLTFVKASWIKPLWKQLGRITGERKKELDRLRDEFVDPEQLRGLYIEPYFQDRNPADAHQDDLISAAQQPAFERINGFFRGSLPLEKDGRHQMFILSDAGMGKTSLLLMLKLTHLTGFWPTRMNCALFKLGTDTLDRVQALPNKGETVLLLDALDEDPKAWKRIRERLLELLQASEDFRRVIISSRTQFFPEMEPEKIGRPEIKVLSGYHCPVLYLSPFTDEQVQEFIQRKLPLRWYHWPCFQIGRIKKERKKATCLLEHMQDLRMRPMLLQHIDKLLVAECERDWNAYTVYEALVDEWLDREVRKIRSQHDIRHRVPEQKELFHACLRIAETMHRLGTPFILEEELDQLVREDGNIAWLEKFELGGRSLLNRNSERAFRFSHYTIREFLLAWGVVHEQLVGEEPLRATDQLFRFVDLAVDLRSCRIDFDMTGFDFSRYVEKYWVIRDELRTGESAPKMIVLPSGQFWMGDKNEISVQRVTQSSFAIGLYPVTFAEYDVSCEATGRKKPDDEGWGRGHRPVINVTWYDAQEYCEWLSQETGQPYRLPTEAEWEYACRAGFGSAYCFGDDEKLLGEYAWYKKNSGGTAHPVGEKKANGWGIHDMHGNVWEWCQDEVDPGGHRVFRGGSWYGGARVCRSAYRDGRGPGSRFGGLGFRCVRVQV, encoded by the coding sequence ATGGCGCTGGAAGTACTCACCTTTGTCAAAGCATCCTGGATAAAGCCCCTGTGGAAGCAGCTTGGGCGGATAACCGGGGAGCGGAAAAAGGAGCTTGACCGCCTGCGGGACGAGTTTGTCGACCCGGAACAGCTCCGGGGCCTGTATATTGAACCGTATTTCCAGGATCGTAATCCGGCGGATGCCCATCAGGATGACCTGATTTCAGCGGCTCAGCAGCCTGCCTTTGAGCGGATCAATGGATTTTTTCGCGGCAGTCTTCCTCTGGAAAAGGATGGACGCCACCAGATGTTCATTCTCTCCGATGCTGGGATGGGCAAGACCTCTCTGCTGCTGATGCTCAAGCTTACGCACCTGACTGGTTTTTGGCCGACAAGGATGAACTGTGCGCTATTCAAGCTGGGTACAGATACCCTGGATCGAGTGCAGGCTCTGCCGAACAAGGGCGAAACCGTGCTCCTGCTTGATGCCCTGGATGAAGATCCCAAGGCCTGGAAGCGGATTCGGGAGCGTTTGCTGGAGCTGTTGCAGGCCAGTGAGGATTTTAGGCGGGTGATTATCTCCAGTCGGACCCAGTTTTTCCCGGAAATGGAGCCGGAGAAGATAGGGCGACCGGAGATCAAGGTGCTGTCCGGTTATCATTGCCCGGTGCTCTATCTTTCGCCGTTTACGGACGAGCAGGTGCAGGAGTTTATTCAGCGAAAATTGCCCCTGCGCTGGTATCATTGGCCTTGTTTTCAGATAGGGCGGATTAAAAAAGAGCGGAAAAAGGCTACCTGTCTGCTGGAGCATATGCAGGATCTGCGCATGCGGCCTATGCTCTTGCAGCATATAGACAAACTTCTTGTTGCGGAGTGTGAGCGAGATTGGAATGCCTATACTGTGTATGAGGCCTTGGTGGATGAATGGCTGGATCGGGAGGTACGTAAAATCAGGAGCCAGCATGATATCCGTCACCGGGTGCCGGAACAGAAAGAGCTGTTTCATGCCTGCTTGCGAATTGCTGAGACGATGCATCGACTTGGAACGCCATTTATTCTTGAGGAAGAACTTGATCAACTCGTCCGTGAGGATGGGAACATAGCTTGGCTGGAAAAATTTGAGCTGGGTGGACGATCCTTGCTCAACCGTAACTCTGAACGGGCCTTTCGGTTCAGTCATTATACGATCCGGGAGTTTTTACTGGCTTGGGGTGTGGTGCATGAACAGCTTGTTGGTGAGGAGCCGTTGCGGGCTACGGATCAATTATTTCGTTTTGTTGATCTTGCTGTTGATTTGAGATCATGTAGGATTGATTTTGATATGACAGGTTTTGACTTCAGTCGTTACGTGGAAAAATATTGGGTGATCCGTGACGAATTGCGAACGGGAGAGAGTGCTCCAAAAATGATTGTACTACCTAGTGGACAATTTTGGATGGGAGATAAGAATGAAATCTCAGTTCAGAGGGTGACGCAGAGCAGTTTTGCTATTGGCTTGTATCCGGTCACTTTTGCCGAGTACGATGTTTCTTGTGAGGCGACAGGTCGGAAAAAACCGGATGACGAAGGCTGGGGCAGAGGGCACCGTCCCGTGATTAATGTGACTTGGTATGACGCTCAGGAGTATTGCGAGTGGTTGAGTCAGGAAACCGGCCAGCCCTATCGTCTGCCTACGGAGGCGGAATGGGAGTATGCCTGTCGGGCAGGTTTTGGATCAGCATACTGTTTCGGAGACGATGAGAAGTTGCTGGGAGAATATGCTTGGTACAAGAAGAATTCTGGAGGAACGGCCCATCCCGTTGGAGAAAAAAAGGCCAATGGCTGGGGGATTCACGATATGCACGGTAATGTCTGGGAATGGTGCCAGGATGAGGTTGATCCCGGCGGGCATCGTGTCTTTCGTGGCGGCTCGTGGTACGGCGGGGCGCGGGTCTGCCGTTCCGCTTACCGGGACGGGCGCGGGCCTGGCAGCCGCTTCGGCGGTCTTGGCTTCCGCTGTGTCCGGGTTCAGGTGTGA
- a CDS encoding type II toxin-antitoxin system VapC family toxin yields MVILDTNAVIYLLNNQLATPLAEDEYGISVITEIELLSFSGLSNKHENLLRNLFRDILIHPLDENVKNETIGLKRTRKLKTPDAIICATALVNKATLLTNDKQLLHVAGLDARPLQLLP; encoded by the coding sequence ATGGTTATCCTTGACACTAATGCTGTTATCTACCTGCTCAACAATCAACTGGCAACACCGCTTGCTGAAGATGAGTACGGTATATCTGTCATTACCGAAATCGAATTACTTTCTTTCTCTGGGCTTTCCAACAAGCATGAAAACTTGCTCAGAAATCTTTTCCGTGACATCCTTATCCACCCGCTGGACGAAAACGTTAAAAATGAAACTATTGGCCTAAAAAGAACTCGTAAACTAAAAACCCCTGATGCTATCATCTGCGCAACAGCTCTTGTTAACAAGGCAACCTTGCTAACCAATGACAAACAACTTCTTCATGTAGCCGGGCTGGATGCAAGGCCTCTTCAGTTGTTGCCATAA
- a CDS encoding formylglycine-generating enzyme family protein: protein MGLESLSFVNIEWMKQLYRQLKQFTDERAQELDRLGDDFVDPLELTRFYVEPSLQAYRPLSRRNGVLSLDPCQPAFSLLNKFFTGGVPNNRDGSHQLILLGEPGSGKSSLLLILKLMSLAEFWPKGYHCLLLKLDEHTLDQIAAVDNKAKTILLIDALNEDKQARNRPLERLFPLLRAGEPFCRMVISCRSHFFPALIPDSTGRLRIRALSGYNCPILYMAPFAAHQVREVLHKRLALNTENYIGFQRFGVDRQRKKAAQLLARLGELGGRPLILHHINSLIEIEGHRIRDAYRIYEALIQHWLEQQADVLEENGCRCPPKRLGLFNAYVRLARWMEEQGVREIGERALQELFCEKAEICRFAHCCHDPALLRVTTEHTYRFTHITYREFLLVHALVYDNRPFSAPLRATDQMVRFLDLVHGITDYVSRLNLAEFNPFRYAETYRTMFSWQDRLGRVRNRVVRGPEMIMLPGGRFKMGDIQGGGSADARPVHEVELDNFALSRYPITFEEYDLYCVATGTRKPSDNGWGRRRRPVVDVSWQDANNYCDWLSMVTGRPYRLPTEAEWEYGCRASTDTVFFFGNDVRFLHEYAWYTENAGNTTHPVGQRKANSWGLYDLYGNVWEWCADSYKKDYYTELPMNNPSGAEQGGVGRVLRGGSWDSGERFICSSFRFRLSPGLRIIRVGFRVAQGYKE, encoded by the coding sequence ATGGGGCTGGAGTCATTATCCTTTGTCAATATCGAGTGGATGAAACAGCTGTACAGGCAGCTCAAACAGTTCACGGATGAAAGGGCACAGGAGCTGGACCGACTAGGGGATGATTTCGTCGATCCTTTGGAACTGACCCGATTCTATGTTGAGCCCAGTCTTCAGGCCTATCGACCGCTCTCTCGCCGCAACGGCGTGCTCTCTTTGGACCCCTGTCAACCTGCCTTTTCCTTGTTGAACAAGTTTTTCACCGGCGGGGTCCCCAACAATCGGGACGGCAGCCATCAGTTAATCCTCCTCGGAGAGCCGGGCTCAGGCAAAAGTTCGCTTCTCCTTATACTCAAACTGATGAGTCTGGCCGAATTCTGGCCCAAGGGCTACCATTGCCTGCTGCTCAAGCTGGATGAGCATACCTTGGATCAGATAGCGGCAGTGGATAATAAGGCAAAAACAATCTTGCTTATTGATGCCCTGAACGAGGATAAACAGGCTCGGAATCGTCCCCTTGAACGGCTTTTTCCGCTGCTGCGGGCCGGGGAGCCGTTTTGCCGGATGGTTATATCCTGTCGCAGTCATTTCTTCCCTGCATTGATACCTGACAGCACAGGACGGCTGCGAATCAGAGCCCTGTCCGGTTATAATTGCCCGATTCTCTATATGGCTCCTTTTGCTGCTCATCAAGTACGGGAGGTCCTGCACAAGCGACTTGCCCTCAATACGGAGAATTATATAGGGTTCCAGCGTTTCGGGGTGGATCGACAAAGAAAGAAGGCTGCCCAGCTCCTGGCCAGATTAGGAGAACTGGGAGGGCGTCCTCTTATTCTCCATCATATTAATAGCCTGATTGAAATTGAGGGGCATCGAATCCGGGACGCTTATAGGATCTATGAAGCCCTGATACAGCATTGGTTGGAGCAGCAGGCAGACGTTTTGGAAGAAAACGGGTGTCGATGCCCGCCTAAGCGGTTAGGGCTCTTTAATGCCTATGTTCGGCTTGCCCGTTGGATGGAGGAGCAGGGGGTAAGGGAGATCGGGGAGAGGGCATTGCAGGAACTGTTCTGCGAAAAAGCCGAGATTTGTCGGTTTGCTCATTGTTGTCATGATCCGGCCCTTTTGCGCGTAACCACAGAACATACTTATCGTTTCACCCATATCACCTATCGGGAATTTCTCCTTGTCCATGCCTTGGTCTATGACAACAGGCCTTTTTCAGCCCCGTTGCGTGCCACGGATCAGATGGTCCGTTTTCTTGATTTGGTCCACGGAATCACGGATTATGTGAGCCGTCTGAATCTTGCTGAATTCAATCCCTTTCGCTACGCTGAGACCTATAGAACCATGTTTTCCTGGCAGGATCGGCTGGGGCGGGTACGGAACAGGGTTGTGAGAGGTCCAGAAATGATCATGTTGCCTGGCGGGCGTTTCAAGATGGGCGATATTCAGGGGGGCGGTTCCGCTGATGCCCGACCCGTGCATGAGGTGGAGCTGGATAATTTCGCCTTGAGCCGCTATCCAATCACCTTTGAGGAATACGATCTCTACTGTGTAGCCACAGGCACGCGTAAACCATCAGATAACGGGTGGGGCAGAAGGCGACGACCAGTGGTGGATGTCAGCTGGCAGGATGCCAATAATTACTGTGATTGGTTGAGCATGGTCACCGGTCGACCCTACCGCCTTCCCACAGAGGCCGAGTGGGAATATGGTTGTCGGGCGAGTACTGACACCGTCTTTTTTTTCGGGAATGATGTCCGTTTTCTCCATGAATATGCCTGGTATACTGAGAATGCTGGCAACACAACCCATCCGGTTGGGCAGAGAAAGGCCAATTCCTGGGGCTTATATGACCTGTACGGCAATGTTTGGGAATGGTGCGCTGACAGCTATAAAAAAGATTATTACACGGAATTGCCGATGAATAACCCTTCCGGTGCCGAACAGGGGGGGGTGGGCAGGGTTTTGCGAGGCGGTTCCTGGGACAGTGGCGAACGATTTATCTGCTCTTCCTTCCGGTTTCGCCTTTCACCGGGCCTACGGATTATTCGGGTGGGATTCCGGGTTGCTCAAGGGTATAAGGAGTAG